TGTGTAATAAGATTTCATCCTGTGATGTTTGTACATCTAATACGTGCGTTGTGAGGGTATCTGAATGTGTGATTTGCTTAAAGAGTGCTTCTACGGCCAACTGACCGGCACGTTCATATTGATAATAAATAGTATGTATCTTAGGATGAACAATTTCTGTGACGGGATCTCCGCCAAATCCACCAATAAACGGTGTCATTTCTGATTCGTGCATAATCAAATGATACAGTGCCAATGCGATTGTATCTGTCGCACCGATATATGCGGTATTGTCTTCTATTAATAATTGCTGTTGTAACTGTGACAAGGCTGTATCGTAATCAAAAGCAGCTTGAATCATATCCACTTTAACCCCCTGCGCATTGAGTGTATCGTATAGCCCTTGGTAACGTAACTGTCCAACAGCTTGGTCTTCATCTGGTACGCCTGCATAACATACATGTTTAACACCTAGAGCAATCAAGTGCTGTGCCATTAATTGTCCTGCTTGTAGATCGTTATGATAAATCGCACTCAAAGTCGCATGATTCTGACCTATCAAAATAACCGGCATCGGCATCGATTGAATCACTTCCATGTGCGCCTCTGTAATCGCAGTTGCCATAAAGAGCACGCCGTCGACTTTACTGCGTTGAAATGACCGCAATGCCTCAAGCTCTTGATCAACGTCACGCTCAGTTAAAGACAAAAGCATTTGATACTTTTGTGATTCACATGTTTTTTTGATCCCTTGTACCGTACTCGCCACCGCATAAGAATTCATACGCGGAATAATTACACCGATCATTTTAGTTTTTTGTGCCCTTAAACTTTGCGCAAATTGGTTTGGCGCATATTCATGAGCGTCTATCACTTCTTGAATTTTTCGCTGTGTCTTTGGGCTAATAGGCCCCTTATTCAAATAGCGTGAAACCGTGCTTTTTGAGACACCAGCTAGTTCCGCAATATCTCGAATGTTCATCTCTTTCACCTCACTATGTCAATTGTTATTCTAACATAAACCTACCTAAAAATTCGCTAAATCTTGTGGTTCTTTCAAGCGAACTTTTCTAAGTTGTGACAAGTTTTCACAATTCATAAATCATCATATTAATAGCGGCATTTTAAACGCAAAAAAGAGGCTCGTACATGTGTGATATCATGCAAGAGCCTCTTATCATTTTATTAAATCATTAAGCTTTTTGAACAGTGATTGTCCAAGACGCATCACCAAGTTGCTCATAATTTGTGATTGGATAGTTTTGTTCTGCTGCCCAGTTCGGAATTGATTCTGTTGCTTGTGTGCAGTCAAAATCAATTTTCAACTCATCACCAACAGCAAGTTCTTCCATTTTCTTTTGTGCTTCGATTAATGGGAACGGACATACCATTCCAACTGTACCTAATTCATAGACCAAGTTTATATCTCCTTTAACTCTATATTATGCATTGACTGACTGTGCTTTTACACTTTGTGTTTGTTGACGTGCTGCACGTAATGGTTTGACAAATAAGAAGTAACTCATAAACCATGTTCCTAAAATCATAGATGCTAATCCGATCCAGCCTTGCCAAGATAATGCTGCTGTAGCAACAAGACCATTCCCGATTGAACATCCGCCTGCAACGGCTGCACCAAATCCCATAAATGTACCACCGATGGCACTGTTACGAATTGTTTTAATGTCCGGTAAACGCCATTTAAATTCACGTGAACCTTTCGCTGCAATATATGAACCAACTAAAATACCAAGTACAAGGAAAACGCCCCAGTCTAATACTGATACATTCCCTGTTGTTAAAAATTGAACGATGTGTGCAGATGGTGTTGTAATACCAAGTCCACCATCACGACCTGTTGAACCACTCATTGGCCAAGCAATCATCGCGATAAGACCTATTGCAATCGCCGCAACAAATGGATGATAACGACGTTCAAATAATAAATGACGTACACCAGTATAACGTTGTTTTAATTTTGGTACAGCAATTGTAGGTTTTGGTTTACGCAATGTTTTAACCACTACAAATACTGTGATTGCAACAAGAAGTACTAACCATACCCAATAAGGGATACCTGTAGAAGTAGACATATCTGCATTTGCTACTGTTGTACTTTGTAAACTGTCATTCAACGGTGCTAAAACACCAAATTTGGTAATCGCTGCAAATAAGGCATAGAAACCTAATGCGATCCAGCTACCGATTAGACCTTCACCAGCACGATAATAAGTACCCGTTGCACAACCACCAGCTAAAATAATACCAATCCCAAAGATAAATGACCCAACGATTGTTCCTACAATTGGGAATGATCCATTATCAATTGTAATCAAACCTGCTGATTGTAATGCAAAAATGCCGACTGCTTGAATTGATATTGCAATGAGTAAGGCATAAAACATTTTATTATTTTTTGTACATACATGTCACGGAATCCACCTGTTAAGCAAAAACGTGTACGCTGCATCACAAACCCTAATAATGATCCAACTATTAAACCACTAATAATAGTCCAAAGCATTCCGTCAACCTCCTATTTCCGATTAATAATATAAGAATTGTAAAGAATATAATATGAAAATGCAAGAGATTGTGTAAAATTGTACATTTTTCTATTACATATCGATGGAAATAACAAAAGGCATGATCAATCTGTACAATTTCAGTGTTCAAGAAGTAGAATTCTCAACAGAACTGGGAACATAAAGTTTTCGTCGTGTCCCTGTAAAAGTAATTAGATATGTAGTAGATGTAGACACATATCAATCAACTACTACACCATTTAGGAATTCTTTTTATTTCCTGCTCTGATTTTACTGGAATTCTAACCACTCCTTTCATAATCTCATCCTTAAAAAAGCATAAAAAAAACCTCAAAATTCAAGTTTCTGAATTTTGATGGCTATTTTCTTACATATTCAATGATCTATGTTGAATGCATTATGCCTTAGAATGCATTATGCCTTAATTGTTGAATTGTAATTTTTCATAAAGAATAATAACGATTGAAGCTCTACGCCTAAGTCAATTTGATGTACTTGAACACTCTTTGGTACTTGTACACGTTTTGGTGTAAAGTTAAGAATCCCTTTGATACCAGCTTCGACAAGTTGGTCTGTGACTGCTTGTGCAGCTGATTCTGGTGTGGCGATAATTACGACTTCAAGCTTTTCTTTCTTAATAATATCTGTCATGTCTGACATTGGTTTAACAACGACGTTACCAACCGTTTCACCGATTACTTCTGGACGTATATCAAATGCTTCTGTAATTGTCATATCATCATGGATGGAAAAGTTATAAGTGATCAATGCATGTCCGAGGTTACCGACACCTACAATGCCAATGTGGATCTCTTCTGCATCACTTAATTCTGATTTGAAGAAGTCTAGAAGGTTGTCAATGTTATAGCCATATCCCTTTTTGCCGAGTTCACCAAAATACGAAAAGTCACGTCTAATCGTAGCTGAATCAATATTCAATCCTTCACTGATTGCTTTTGAATTCACACGATTTTCACCTTTAGCTTTTAACGTGTTTACAAAACGATAATATAAAGGTAAGCGTTTCAAGGTTGCTCTTGGAATTTTCACCGTTTCTTTAGCCATTACACAGTCCTCCAAAAATATTTCTAAAAACACATGTGATACATTTCACAGTATAACAGTATTATTATAACTGACTTTGTCTCAGAAAGAAACATTTACATTTTGATAGGCAAATAATTTATTGTACAATATATGTTAATGAAAGGAGCATCCTCACATGATATTAATGCAACTCAGTCAAATTTCGAAGTCCTTTGATGGTGAGACCATTTTTGACGATGTAAACTTTGAAGTCAAAACAGGTGAACGCATTGGCATTGTCGGCCGTAATGGTGCTGGTAAGTCAACATTAATGAAAATCATTGCTGGTGTGGAATCATATGAAAGTGGCCACATTTCAAAAATTAAAAACTTAAAAATGGGTTATCTCACTCAACAAATGACACTCAATACACAAAACACAGTGTTTGATGAGATGTTACAACCATTTGAGCATCTCAAACAATTGGGTGAGAAGATGCAAGTAGAGACAGATTGGCTTGCACAACACGCGGATCGCTATGATACGGATGCTTATCAAGAACATATGAATCGTTACGAAACCATTTCGAATGAATTTGAAAAACTAGGCGGCTATGACTATGAGCGTAAAATAAAAACGGTGCTGAACGGCCTGCATTTTACAGAATCAGATTATAATCGCCCTGTTAATGACTTTAGTGGTGGGCAAAAAACACGTCTGTCACTGGCACAAATGTTGTTACGTGAGCCTGATTTATTGTTACTTGATGAGCCGACAAACCATCTGGATATGGAGACGACTGCATGGTTGGAAGACTATTTAAAGTTTTTCAAAGGTGCTATTGTGATCATTTCGCATGACCGTTACTTCTTAGATAAAATCGTGACACAAATTTATGATGTTTCTTTAGGTGAAGTAAAACATTATGTTGGAAATTATGCAAAGTTTATTGCCCAGCGTGACCAATACTACCAAAAGCGATTAGCAGAATATGAACGTCAACAAGATGAGATTAAACGTTTAGAAACATTTGTTAAGAAAAATATCACACGTGCTTCTACAAGTGGCATGGCAAAAAGCCGACGTAAGGTTCTAGAAAAAATGACACGTATTGAAAAACCAATGCTAGACGCAAGAAGTGCTGATATCCGATTTGATTTTGATCGTAATACAGGTAACGATGTCATGCACATCCGTCAACTTGAAGTCGGTTACGGATCACCGATTACGCGCCCTATTAACATCGAAGTGTCAAAAGGCGATCATATCGCTGTCATTGGGCCAAATGGTATCGGGAAGTCCACGCTAATCAAAACATTAGCTGGCCGCTTAGATGCCATTTCAGGAGAAGTGATTCCTGGTGCAAACTTAAAAATTGGATACTATGATCAAAAACAAGCAGAATTCCAATCAAATAAAACCATTTTAGATTATGTTTGGGATCAATACCGACATATGCCAGAAAAAGATATACGTGCAGTCCTTGGCCGTTTCCTATTTACACAAGACGATGTACAAAAAATCATTAACGATCTATCTGGTGGCGAAAAAGCACGTCTTCAACTTGCATTACTCATGTTAGAACGCAACAATGTCTTAATTCTTGACGAACCGACCAACCACTTGGATATTGATTCAAAGGAAATGTTAGAACAAGCACTGAATGATTTTGCTGGCACACTCATTTTTGTTTCTCATGATCGTTACTTTATTAATGAATTAGCTAATAAAATCTTTGATCTGGATGCTGATGGTGGCCGTGTTTACTTAGGAGATTATCAATATTATCTCGAAAAGTTAGAACAGCAACAGGCTTTTGCGACACATGCTGAATCTCAAAATACTCCGACTGAACCAATGATGGATCTTCCAACCGAACAAGAAGCAACGTACGAGGATTTAAAAGCAGCACGTCGTGAAAAACGTAAACTAACACGTCAGATTGAAGCGCTAGAATCAGATATTGATACGTACGAATCACGTATTGAAGAAATCGATGTAGCGATGTCAGATCCTGAAATTATTGATGATTATGAACAAATACAAGCCCTTGCAGAAGAGCGAACAACTATCGAACAAAGCTTAGAAGAAACAATGACAAAATGGGAAGAATTACAAATTTTAGTCAGTGATTTAGATGATATTTAACCAAAGATGTGCAGGAATTTTCTGCCATCTTTGGTTTTTTTATTCACAATAAAAATGTGATACCCTCGCCTATCCACACAGTTATCCGAGTTATCCACAATGTAAAATATGCATACCCACCTTATTTATCCACAAAAATGACGTTTATCCACGATTTATACGCAAGTTATCCACTTTTCGTTAACAACTTGTGCATAAGTACGTACGTTCCCTCTTGACGTTTCTCAATTACGTCAAAACACCTTCACATCGATTATTTATTCAATGTGAAGGTGTTTTATTTTAAGATATCGTATCTAAAAACATATTACTTTTACCATTTAAAGACAGATCTGTAAAAATTTCTTTTTGATATAAATGATACGCGACTGCGCCAATCATGGCAGCATTATCTGTACAAAGCTTCGGCTCAGGAATAGATAATGTGATACCGTGCTCTTGTGTAGTACGTTCTAACTCAGCACGTAAACCGCGGTTACTTGCGACGCCACCTGCAACAATGAGTTGTTTGACATCATAAGTTTCGCACGCACGAATGGCTTTTCCAACTAATACTTCAACAACGCTATTTTGGAAACTTGCGGCCACATTTTCAGGAATCGGTGTCTCCCCTTTTTGCTTTAAGTTGTGTAGCTTATTAATCACTGCACTTTTTAAGCCACTAAAGCTAAAGTCAAAACTATCCGGCTCTAACCATACACGTGGAAATTCATACGTATCTGAACCTTGTGCAGCAAGTTTATCAACATGTGGCCCACCTGGATATAGTAAACCAATTGTACGTGCCACTTTGTCATACGCTTCTCCCACCGCATCGTCGCGTGTCTCACCAATCACTTCAAAGTCCAGATGATCACGCATGAGCACAAGTTCTGTGTGTCCCCCTGATACGATCAATGCCATTAACGGGAATGTCAGTCCATTATCCAATTGATTAGCATATATATGCCCTGCAATATGATGTACTGGGATCAACGGCTTGTTATGTGCAAATGCCAAAGCTTTTGCAGCATTAACACCAACTAACAGCGCACCAATAAGTCCAGGGCCTTGTGTCACAGCTACTGCATCAATATCATCCATTGTGACTTGTGCTGTTTGCAACGCATCTTCTATCATCAACGTCATATTTTCGACATGATGACGGCTTGCCACTTCTGGCACAACGCCACCAAAACGTTTATGACTCTCAATTTGACTCAAGACACTGTTACTTAAAATCTGTTGTCCATCTGCAATGACACTGACACTCGTTTCATCACAGCTTGTTTCAACTGCTAATATTAAAGTTTGTTTAGTCATTTAAGTTCACCCACATTACGCATGCGTCCTCTCCGTCACCATAATAATTTTTTCGTTTACCACCATATTGAAAGCCTAATTTTTCATAGACATGCTGTGCAACATGATTATTCACACGCACTTCCAAACTCATCATTGTTGCAATGGAAGCAGCAAAGTTTTTGGCATAGTTCATTAATAACTGGCCAAGTCCATAGCCTCTATATTCAGGCGCTACAGCAATGGTTGTAATCTGTGCTTGATCAATCACAATCCATAAGCCAATATAGCCAATCACGACTTCATCATATGTCATCACAAAATAATGTGCAAAGTTATTATGTTCAAGTTCATGATAAAACGCGTCGATCGTCCATGAACTTTTATGAAAACTGATTCTCTCTAAATCAAACACAGCCGGCACATCTTCATGTGTCATACGACGAATATTTAGTTGGTCTTTGAATTTTGTTGATTCAACCAATTTTGTTCTGCCTCCGATAACTTCAAATATTGTGGACTAAAGCTATGAACATTTTGCGGTTCACCTTTATGCTGCCACATCGCTTCTGCTTTAGGCAGCAATAGTAGGACATCAAAATCTTGTAACGATTCTTCAAATTGACGTACATCTTCTCCTATAAACAATACCTTTTGCTCATCTTTCATACGTTCAATTAAATCTGTCAGTGCAATATATTGATCTTCCATAACTGTATTGAGCTGTCCGTCTTGCCATTGATATGCGCCTGCATACACATGTTCACGACGTGCATTCATGATTGGGACAATGACACGATCCGTCCATTGCAAAGTGGCTGCAAGTGCCTTCAATGATGAGACACCATATAGATTTGCATTTAATGTGTAAGCTAACGTTTTAGCAACCGTCACACCAATACGAAGTCCTGTATACGATCCAGGTCCTTGTGCCACAATAATATCTGTTAAGTCTTGTGGTGTGATTTTAGCTGTTTCTAACAATGCAGCAACTTGTGGCATCAGTTGTACAGAATGATTTTGCTTTACAGCAGATGTATATGTTCCAAGCACTTGATCTTCCTTCATCAACGCAACTGCTAATGGCTGATTCGAGCTATCAATCAATAAACTATACATGTTCAAGTGTCTCCTTTATCGCTTCATAATGCGTACCTACCGCTTCTAATTGCAACGCACGCTCTGTTTCATTAACGACCGTAATCGTTATCTTTAAAAATGTCTCTGGTAAATATTCTTCTATAAATTGACTCCACTCGACCACTGTCACGGCATCATCATTGAAGTATTCGTCAAAACCTAAGTCTTCCTCTGAATCTTCAAGTCGATAACAATCCATATGATGAAAGTTAAGTACTGAGCCTCTATATGATTTAATAATATTAAAAGTCGGTGAATTGATTGTACGTTTAACACCTAGTGCACGCCCTAAAAATTGACTGAACGTTGTCTTACCTGCACCTAAGTCACCGTCTAACAACAACACATCACCGGCTCCAAGTTGTTGTGCAAGTTGCTGAGCAAATACTTCCATTTCTGCTAAATTAAAAATCTTTTTCATTTTGTGCACTCCTGACTCAATTTTCCTATCTATTGTATCAAATTTTTGTACTGAGTAGAATTGGGAACGACTCATAATTGAAAGTGGCTTTCTTACAAATCTTCTGAAGTAATCTAACATATGTGACATGATTCAAGAAACACATCAATAGAATCTCAGTTGTACATCAAACTTTGGAAATCATTTTTAATTGCTATTCAAATCTTGGATGATTCACTTTTAAATACTTCATCTATATTTAGCAGTTCTTAGACCTTAAATTAAAAGTTTTTTCAGAAAATTTAAAACTTACTGTTGACTTCGCTAAAAAGATGAGGTAAATTAAGTTTATCCTTTTTCAGATAATTCATTTAATTAACAACACTTATTTGAGAAGAGTCCATTCAACTATTTAAAGGAGCGTATTAAAATGATGACGAAGAATGATTCATTCCCTAACCAACAATTTAATATCATTATTTTATTATCACGCCCTGGACTGGAGCTTTAGTAAGAACTTATTACTAAATTGCTTAAGTCCTATTTCTAGTTGAATGGGACTTTCCATAATACGTCCCAATTCAAAATTGGGGCGTATTTTTTATTTTCCATAAATAACTGTAAACAACCAAGGAGGCAACAAAAATGAGAAGTGACATGATTAAAAAAGGTGATCATCAAGCCCCAGCGAGAAGTTTATTACATGCGACTGGGCAAATAAAATCCCCTACTGATATGAATAAACCATTTATCGCAATCTGTAATTCATATATTGACATCGTTCCTGGCCATGTCCATTTACGCGAGCTCGGAGATATTGCTAAGGAAGCGATTCGTGAAGCAGGTGGCGTTCCATTTGAATTCAATACAATCGGTGTCGATGATGGTATTGCAATGGGTCATATCGGTATGCGTTATTCCTTACCAAGTCGTGAAATTATTGCGGATGCTGCAGAAACAGTCATCAATGCTCACTGGTTTGATGGAGTCTTCTACATTCCAAACTGTGACAAAATCACACCTGGTATGATGCTTGCTGCGATGAGAACAAATGTCCCTGCTATCTTCTGTTCAGGTGGTCCTATGAAAGCGGGACTCTCTTCACAAGGAAAAGCATTAACACTCTCATCTATGTTCGAGGCAGTTGGCGCATTTAAAGAAGACAACATGTCTAAAGAAGAATTTTTAGAAATGGAACAAAATGCATGTCCAACATGTGGGTCATGTTCAGGCATGTTCACTGCCAACTCAATGAACTGCTTAATGGAAGTTCTCGGACTCGCCCTTCCATACAATGGTACAGCATTAGCCGTCAGTGATGAACGTCGTGAAATGATCCGACAAGCTGCCAAACAACTAGTCTACAACGTAAAACATGACATCAAACCACGTGACATTGTCACAAAAGAAGCGATTGATGATGCATTTGCCCTCGATATGGCGATGGGTGGTTCTACTAACACCGTGTTACATACACTTGCAATTGCACAAGAAGCTGGCGTTGATTACGACTTATCTCGCATCAATGAAGTCGCTAAGAAAACACCATATTTATCTAAAATCGCACCAAGTTCTGCCTACTCTATGCAAGATGTACATGAAGCGGGCGGTGTACCTGCTATCATCAATGAACTGATGAAAAAAGAAGGGGTATTACATCCGGATCGCATCACTGTAACAGGCAAAACATTACGTGAAAACAATGAAGGAAAAGAAATTACGAATGATGTCGTAATACGTAAACTCGACAATCCTTACGATAAAGAAGGTGGCCTATCGATCTTATACGGCAATATCGCCCCAGATGGTGCTGTTATTAAAGTCGGTGGTGTGGATCCAAGCATCAAAACATTTACTGGTAAAGCCATCTGTTTTAACAGCCACGATGAAGCCGTTGCCGCTATCGATGATCATACTGTAAAAGCAGGTCATGTCGTTGTGATTCGCTATGAAGGTCCAAAAGGTGGTCCCGGTATGCCAGAGATGCTTGCCCCTACTTCTTCCATTGTAGGTCGTGGATTAGGAAAAGACGTCGCCCTCATCACAGACGGTCGTTTCTCAGGCGCAACGCGTGGTATTGCAGTTGGACATATCTCACCTGAAGCCGCTGCAGGGGGCCCAATCGGACTTATAGAAGATGGCGATGAAATCACAATCGACTTAACAGACCGCACACTCGATTTACATGTCGATGAAGCAACATTAGCAACACGTAAAGCATCTCAAAAACCTTTCAAAGCAAAAGTAAAAACAGGTTACTTAGCACGATATACAGCCCTTGTGACAAGTGCAAATACAGGTGGCGTAATCAAAGTGCCAGAAGATTTATTATAAATTCTATCAAAATGGAGGTTATTCATATGTCTCAATTAAAAACAACAGATCATGAACCCACATCAGATACATCAACAACCTTTAAAACAGGTTCCGAACTATTAGTCGATGCATTAATTGAAGAAAATGTCGAATATATCTTTGGTTATCCAGGTGGTGCTGTTTTACCACTTTACGATACTTTCTATGATGGAAATGGACCACAACATATTCTTTATCGACACGAACAAGGTGCCACACACGCTGCTGAAGGATATGCACGTGTTAGTGGCAAACCGGGAGTCGTTGTTGTAACAAGTGGTCCTGGTGCAACAAATGCGATCACTGGTATCGCTGATGCATATAGTGATTCCCTTCCTTTAGTTGTCTTTACAGGACAGGTCGCATCTCCAGGAATTGGAAAAGATGCATTCCAAGAAGCAGATATTTTATCCATGACAACACCGATCACGAAACATAACTATCAAGTGCGTGATGTAAATGACATTCCTCGTATCGTTAAGGAAGCATTCCACGTCGCAAACTCTGGACGTAAAGGACCTGTTGTCATTGACTTCCCTAAAGATATGGGGACATTAACAACAGCAACAC
This region of Staphylococcus sp. IVB6240 genomic DNA includes:
- the ilvD gene encoding dihydroxy-acid dehydratase, whose protein sequence is MRSDMIKKGDHQAPARSLLHATGQIKSPTDMNKPFIAICNSYIDIVPGHVHLRELGDIAKEAIREAGGVPFEFNTIGVDDGIAMGHIGMRYSLPSREIIADAAETVINAHWFDGVFYIPNCDKITPGMMLAAMRTNVPAIFCSGGPMKAGLSSQGKALTLSSMFEAVGAFKEDNMSKEEFLEMEQNACPTCGSCSGMFTANSMNCLMEVLGLALPYNGTALAVSDERREMIRQAAKQLVYNVKHDIKPRDIVTKEAIDDAFALDMAMGGSTNTVLHTLAIAQEAGVDYDLSRINEVAKKTPYLSKIAPSSAYSMQDVHEAGGVPAIINELMKKEGVLHPDRITVTGKTLRENNEGKEITNDVVIRKLDNPYDKEGGLSILYGNIAPDGAVIKVGGVDPSIKTFTGKAICFNSHDEAVAAIDDHTVKAGHVVVIRYEGPKGGPGMPEMLAPTSSIVGRGLGKDVALITDGRFSGATRGIAVGHISPEAAAGGPIGLIEDGDEITIDLTDRTLDLHVDEATLATRKASQKPFKAKVKTGYLARYTALVTSANTGGVIKVPEDLL
- a CDS encoding sulfurtransferase TusA family protein; amino-acid sequence: MVYELGTVGMVCPFPLIEAQKKMEELAVGDELKIDFDCTQATESIPNWAAEQNYPITNYEQLGDASWTITVQKA
- a CDS encoding LacI family DNA-binding transcriptional regulator, which translates into the protein MNIRDIAELAGVSKSTVSRYLNKGPISPKTQRKIQEVIDAHEYAPNQFAQSLRAQKTKMIGVIIPRMNSYAVASTVQGIKKTCESQKYQMLLSLTERDVDQELEALRSFQRSKVDGVLFMATAITEAHMEVIQSMPMPVILIGQNHATLSAIYHNDLQAGQLMAQHLIALGVKHVCYAGVPDEDQAVGQLRYQGLYDTLNAQGVKVDMIQAAFDYDTALSQLQQQLLIEDNTAYIGATDTIALALYHLIMHESEMTPFIGGFGGDPVTEIVHPKIHTIYYQYERAGQLAVEALFKQITHSDTLTTHVLDVQTSQDEILLHKNGTVTI
- the tsaD gene encoding tRNA (adenosine(37)-N6)-threonylcarbamoyltransferase complex transferase subunit TsaD, with amino-acid sequence MTKQTLILAVETSCDETSVSVIADGQQILSNSVLSQIESHKRFGGVVPEVASRHHVENMTLMIEDALQTAQVTMDDIDAVAVTQGPGLIGALLVGVNAAKALAFAHNKPLIPVHHIAGHIYANQLDNGLTFPLMALIVSGGHTELVLMRDHLDFEVIGETRDDAVGEAYDKVARTIGLLYPGGPHVDKLAAQGSDTYEFPRVWLEPDSFDFSFSGLKSAVINKLHNLKQKGETPIPENVAASFQNSVVEVLVGKAIRACETYDVKQLIVAGGVASNRGLRAELERTTQEHGITLSIPEPKLCTDNAAMIGAVAYHLYQKEIFTDLSLNGKSNMFLDTIS
- the tsaE gene encoding tRNA (adenosine(37)-N6)-threonylcarbamoyltransferase complex ATPase subunit type 1 TsaE, which codes for MKKIFNLAEMEVFAQQLAQQLGAGDVLLLDGDLGAGKTTFSQFLGRALGVKRTINSPTFNIIKSYRGSVLNFHHMDCYRLEDSEEDLGFDEYFNDDAVTVVEWSQFIEEYLPETFLKITITVVNETERALQLEAVGTHYEAIKETLEHV
- the rimI gene encoding ribosomal protein S18-alanine N-acetyltransferase: MTHEDVPAVFDLERISFHKSSWTIDAFYHELEHNNFAHYFVMTYDEVVIGYIGLWIVIDQAQITTIAVAPEYRGYGLGQLLMNYAKNFAASIATMMSLEVRVNNHVAQHVYEKLGFQYGGKRKNYYGDGEDACVMWVNLND
- a CDS encoding redox-sensing transcriptional repressor Rex — encoded protein: MAKETVKIPRATLKRLPLYYRFVNTLKAKGENRVNSKAISEGLNIDSATIRRDFSYFGELGKKGYGYNIDNLLDFFKSELSDAEEIHIGIVGVGNLGHALITYNFSIHDDMTITEAFDIRPEVIGETVGNVVVKPMSDMTDIIKKEKLEVVIIATPESAAQAVTDQLVEAGIKGILNFTPKRVQVPKSVQVHQIDLGVELQSLLFFMKNYNSTIKA
- the tsaB gene encoding tRNA (adenosine(37)-N6)-threonylcarbamoyltransferase complex dimerization subunit type 1 TsaB yields the protein MYSLLIDSSNQPLAVALMKEDQVLGTYTSAVKQNHSVQLMPQVAALLETAKITPQDLTDIIVAQGPGSYTGLRIGVTVAKTLAYTLNANLYGVSSLKALAATLQWTDRVIVPIMNARREHVYAGAYQWQDGQLNTVMEDQYIALTDLIERMKDEQKVLFIGEDVRQFEESLQDFDVLLLLPKAEAMWQHKGEPQNVHSFSPQYLKLSEAEQNWLNQQNSKTN
- the abc-f gene encoding ribosomal protection-like ABC-F family protein, producing the protein MILMQLSQISKSFDGETIFDDVNFEVKTGERIGIVGRNGAGKSTLMKIIAGVESYESGHISKIKNLKMGYLTQQMTLNTQNTVFDEMLQPFEHLKQLGEKMQVETDWLAQHADRYDTDAYQEHMNRYETISNEFEKLGGYDYERKIKTVLNGLHFTESDYNRPVNDFSGGQKTRLSLAQMLLREPDLLLLDEPTNHLDMETTAWLEDYLKFFKGAIVIISHDRYFLDKIVTQIYDVSLGEVKHYVGNYAKFIAQRDQYYQKRLAEYERQQDEIKRLETFVKKNITRASTSGMAKSRRKVLEKMTRIEKPMLDARSADIRFDFDRNTGNDVMHIRQLEVGYGSPITRPINIEVSKGDHIAVIGPNGIGKSTLIKTLAGRLDAISGEVIPGANLKIGYYDQKQAEFQSNKTILDYVWDQYRHMPEKDIRAVLGRFLFTQDDVQKIINDLSGGEKARLQLALLMLERNNVLILDEPTNHLDIDSKEMLEQALNDFAGTLIFVSHDRYFINELANKIFDLDADGGRVYLGDYQYYLEKLEQQQAFATHAESQNTPTEPMMDLPTEQEATYEDLKAARREKRKLTRQIEALESDIDTYESRIEEIDVAMSDPEIIDDYEQIQALAEERTTIEQSLEETMTKWEELQILVSDLDDI